The sequence AATACAAGATTCCGTCGTTTTTGGCTTGCCTTGTGACAATGATGAGGAAATTGTGTTATGCGTGGTGACGGAACACTTAACGAAAGAGTTGGCACAAACTATTCGTCAGGAAATCCGGCAGAAGGCATCGCCGCGTCATGTACCACGACGAATTTATCAAGTTTCAGACATTCCTCATACGATTAACGGTAAAAAAGTAGAAGGAGCTGCGAAGACGACAGCTATTGGTGCAGAGGTGAAAAACCAAGCATCGATTCGTAATCCAGCATGTTTAGCCGAATTCAGCGACATCAAGAAAAAGGAGTGTTACTGATGGTAAAACGTCCAAGAGGAGCGATAATCGGTATTGGTGAGCTCCAACCAGAGCGCTATTCAGAAGGGAAAACAACATTGAGTTTAATAGCAGAATCGGTCCAGCTTGCCTTGCAAGACGCCGCTATTACTAAAGATGAAATAGATGGTTTGCTGGTTGGTCCGCAGGTAGGGGAAACACCACAGCACGTACCTGCTACGGTGTCAGAATATTTAGGCATTTCGCCAGCTATGTCTAATACAGTAGATCTCGGTGGAGCTACCGGGGCTGGTATGATATGGCGTGCAGCAGCTGCAATCGAAGCTGGTATGTGCGAAACAGTTGTCTGTGTATTAGCAAATAAAAATGAAAGAGATAGTGCCCCACGTTCACCTAATCGTAATCCTATACGTGAATTTGATGTACCTTTTGGTGCTTCAGGGGCTAACACGTCATATGCACTGCTGAAAAGGCAGCATATGGAGCAATATGGTTCACAGCAGGAGGACTTTGCCCGGATTGCCTATTGGTCGAGAAAAAATGCTTTAAAAAATCCTAAGGCCATCTTTTATAACAAACCAGTAGAGTTAGAGGATATTTCACATTCTCCGATCATTTCTGATCCTCTGCATCTGTTGGAAATTGTGATGCCATGTGCCGGGGGAGCAGCAGTGATTGTGACCTCAGAAGAGAAGGCAAAAAAAGCTGCCAAACAACCAGTGTTTTTGAGAGGAGCAGGCGAAAAAATCACCCATCGTGCTGTCAGTCAAGCACCTGCTCTGGATCAGTTACCTTTTCAATATTCGATTCCTCAAAGTTTACGGCAGGCCAATATTTCAGCGGAAGAACTTGATTTGTTCTCCTTGTATGATTGTTATACCAGTGTTGTTGCGGTGCAGCTGGAAAGTATCGGATTATGTGAGCAAGGCAAGTTTGGTGATTTCATCCGCAAGCATAGCTTCAGCCATGATGGGGATTATCCGTTGAATACACATGGCGGTCAACTGGGCTTTGGTCAAGCTGATTTAGCAGGTGGTATGTCTCATGTGATTGAGGCTGTTGTACAGTTACGAGGTGAAGCCGGCGAACGGCAAATTCCTAACGCCAAGCATGCAC is a genomic window of Gracilibacillus salinarum containing:
- a CDS encoding thiolase family protein, producing MVKRPRGAIIGIGELQPERYSEGKTTLSLIAESVQLALQDAAITKDEIDGLLVGPQVGETPQHVPATVSEYLGISPAMSNTVDLGGATGAGMIWRAAAAIEAGMCETVVCVLANKNERDSAPRSPNRNPIREFDVPFGASGANTSYALLKRQHMEQYGSQQEDFARIAYWSRKNALKNPKAIFYNKPVELEDISHSPIISDPLHLLEIVMPCAGGAAVIVTSEEKAKKAAKQPVFLRGAGEKITHRAVSQAPALDQLPFQYSIPQSLRQANISAEELDLFSLYDCYTSVVAVQLESIGLCEQGKFGDFIRKHSFSHDGDYPLNTHGGQLGFGQADLAGGMSHVIEAVVQLRGEAGERQIPNAKHALVTGNGATLSETTSLVLGGELS